The Negativicoccus succinicivorans genome includes a region encoding these proteins:
- the alaS gene encoding alanine--tRNA ligase — protein MKGNEIRERYLRFFEERGHLHLPSFPLIPKDDPSLLLIGAGMAPLKPFFTGKVEPPRHRVVTCQKCMRTGDLENVGRTARHHTFFEMLGNFSFGDYFKQDAIQWAWQFLTEELQLDPERLYVTIHPEDKEAYALWHETVGLPDERIYKLEDNFWEIGEGPCGPCSEIFYDQGESFGTGPENAMGSDGDRFLEIWNLVFTQYNRTKDGQYEPLAKKNIDTGAGLERLAAVLQKKRNNFETDLIFPLIERAAALAGTKYNTSAETDVALKVIADHSRAVTALIGDGVLPSNEGRGYVLRRILRRAVRQGKLLGINQPFMAELVDLVIDLLGQGLPDLFEKRAYIKKIAASEEARFQKTLDQGSLLLQEKIDAAKEQQKTSLSGEDVFQLYDTYGFPWELTEEIAAEAGLAIDIDGFKTAMKTQRERARQARAKVSAKVATPDTTRLAGAGKTADETATASEILMLGRDGVEIESASDGESVLIILATNPFHAEGGGQLGDIGELQSATGKVEITDTKKNPDGTIYLLGDVTEGTIERGAEVTLAVDTERRHDMARNHTATHLLQAALRHVLGDHVTQAGSVVMPERLRFDFTHPEPLSSDELKAVEAEVNERILAGIATNIRELPIEEAKALGAIALFGEKYGNIVRVVEVPEVSIELCGGSHVRNTGEIGSFRILSESGIGSGIRRIEAVTGHAAYRLAQQDTNDLAQAAELLKARPQELLEKLEKLLAEKKELAQELSSLHQAQAKDQVGDLVKNAVTQDGLRIASGVVEVADVQELRALGDMLKARNDIQALVLGAQIGEKVNLVAMADATAVARGIHAGNAVKAAAKIAGGGGGGRPDMAQAGGKDPAKLGEAIEAGVAVMLQALA, from the coding sequence ATGAAAGGTAATGAAATTCGTGAGCGTTATTTACGCTTTTTTGAAGAACGCGGGCATTTGCATCTGCCCAGCTTTCCGTTGATTCCGAAAGATGATCCGAGTTTGCTTTTGATCGGGGCCGGTATGGCACCGTTAAAACCTTTTTTCACGGGGAAAGTAGAACCGCCGCGCCATCGCGTGGTAACCTGTCAAAAATGTATGCGTACGGGCGATTTGGAGAATGTCGGCAGAACCGCGCGTCACCATACATTTTTTGAAATGTTGGGGAACTTTTCATTCGGCGATTATTTTAAGCAGGATGCCATTCAATGGGCTTGGCAGTTTCTCACGGAAGAACTGCAGCTGGATCCCGAGCGTCTGTACGTGACAATCCACCCGGAAGACAAGGAAGCCTATGCGCTTTGGCATGAAACGGTAGGTTTGCCGGATGAGCGCATCTATAAGTTGGAAGATAACTTCTGGGAAATCGGCGAAGGGCCGTGCGGTCCCTGCAGCGAAATTTTTTACGATCAGGGTGAATCGTTCGGTACCGGTCCCGAAAATGCAATGGGCAGTGACGGCGATCGGTTTCTGGAAATTTGGAACCTCGTATTCACGCAGTACAATCGGACGAAAGACGGTCAATACGAACCGCTCGCCAAGAAAAATATCGATACCGGCGCAGGCCTGGAACGACTGGCGGCCGTTTTACAGAAAAAGCGCAACAACTTTGAAACAGATTTGATTTTCCCGCTTATTGAACGCGCGGCGGCGCTGGCGGGGACGAAATACAATACCTCGGCGGAGACCGACGTTGCGCTTAAAGTTATTGCCGATCATTCGCGGGCGGTGACGGCGCTGATCGGCGATGGCGTACTGCCGTCCAATGAAGGTCGCGGCTATGTATTGCGTCGAATCTTACGACGGGCGGTACGGCAGGGTAAATTGCTCGGTATTAACCAACCGTTTATGGCCGAGTTGGTGGACTTAGTCATTGATTTGTTGGGACAGGGCTTGCCGGATCTGTTTGAAAAGCGCGCTTATATTAAAAAGATTGCAGCCAGCGAAGAAGCCCGTTTCCAAAAAACGCTGGACCAGGGCAGCTTGCTGTTGCAGGAGAAAATAGATGCCGCAAAAGAGCAACAAAAAACATCGCTCAGCGGCGAAGATGTTTTCCAATTGTATGATACATATGGGTTCCCTTGGGAACTGACCGAAGAAATTGCCGCCGAAGCAGGACTTGCGATCGACATTGACGGCTTTAAAACGGCAATGAAAACGCAACGCGAACGCGCGCGTCAGGCGCGTGCGAAAGTGTCCGCGAAGGTCGCGACACCGGATACTACCCGCTTGGCGGGGGCCGGTAAGACGGCCGATGAAACGGCGACGGCCAGTGAGATTTTGATGCTCGGTCGCGATGGTGTCGAAATCGAATCGGCTTCCGACGGCGAGTCGGTACTCATTATTTTGGCCACGAATCCGTTCCATGCCGAAGGCGGTGGTCAGCTGGGTGATATCGGCGAACTGCAAAGCGCTACGGGCAAAGTAGAGATTACCGATACGAAGAAAAACCCGGACGGCACGATTTATCTCTTAGGTGATGTCACCGAAGGAACGATCGAACGCGGCGCGGAAGTGACGCTCGCCGTCGATACGGAACGTCGTCATGATATGGCGCGCAACCATACCGCAACGCACCTTTTGCAAGCGGCGTTGCGCCATGTGCTGGGCGATCATGTCACGCAGGCGGGTTCGGTCGTGATGCCGGAACGTTTACGTTTTGATTTTACGCATCCCGAACCGCTTTCCTCTGATGAATTGAAAGCGGTCGAAGCGGAAGTCAATGAACGCATTTTGGCCGGCATTGCTACGAATATTCGCGAACTGCCGATCGAAGAAGCCAAAGCATTGGGCGCCATCGCACTCTTCGGCGAAAAATACGGAAACATCGTTCGTGTGGTCGAAGTACCGGAGGTCAGCATCGAATTATGCGGCGGCAGTCATGTCCGCAACACCGGTGAAATCGGTTCTTTCCGAATCCTTTCGGAAAGCGGTATCGGTTCCGGTATTCGTCGCATCGAGGCCGTGACCGGTCATGCCGCATATCGGTTGGCGCAACAGGATACGAATGATCTGGCGCAGGCGGCGGAGCTTTTAAAAGCACGTCCGCAGGAATTGCTGGAAAAATTGGAAAAATTGCTGGCGGAAAAGAAAGAGTTGGCGCAAGAGCTTTCTTCATTGCATCAGGCGCAGGCCAAAGACCAGGTCGGTGATCTGGTGAAAAATGCAGTTACGCAAGACGGTCTGCGGATTGCCAGCGGCGTTGTGGAAGTGGCGGACGTACAGGAATTACGTGCCTTGGGCGATATGCTCAAAGCACGTAATGATATTCAGGCGCTTGTATTGGGTGCGCAAATTGGTGAAAAAGTAAATTTAGTGGCTATGGCGGACGCGACCGCAGTGGCTCGCGGCATTCATGCGGGGAATGCGGTCAAAGCGGCGGCCAAAATAGCCGGCGGCGGCGGTGGCGGTCGTCCGGATATGGCGCAGGCGGGCGGCAAAGATCCGGCTAAGCTTGGTGAAGCAATTGAGGCCGGCGTGGCAGTGATGCTGCAAGCCTTGGCGTGA
- a CDS encoding carbon-nitrogen family hydrolase yields the protein MKRTLALIQLHVEAGDKATNIANAFARIREAAAKADIIVLPEMWTTGYNLSRLDQQVTHEGDELLQRLEAFAREQKKWIVTGSLPTKENEKVYNRTHCFGPDGAVAQYDKIHLFSLLSEPDNFAAGNRIVSAKLADIHCGLSICYDLRFPELYRKLALDGATLVFVPAEWPTSRLVAWENLIQARAIENQMYICAVNVVGTFKNNIFAGHSALIDPMGENVVKGDQNEAILYGEYNSDLVEQTRARMSVFADRRPGVYGGE from the coding sequence ATGAAGCGTACGCTGGCATTAATTCAGCTGCATGTCGAAGCGGGAGATAAAGCAACCAATATAGCGAATGCCTTTGCCCGCATTAGAGAAGCGGCGGCAAAGGCCGATATTATCGTGTTGCCGGAAATGTGGACAACGGGCTACAATTTGAGCCGTTTGGATCAGCAGGTAACGCACGAAGGCGATGAATTGCTGCAACGGTTGGAGGCATTTGCCCGTGAGCAGAAAAAGTGGATTGTAACGGGCAGCTTGCCGACGAAAGAAAATGAAAAAGTGTACAATCGCACGCATTGTTTCGGGCCGGACGGCGCGGTGGCGCAGTACGATAAAATTCATCTTTTCAGCTTGCTTTCCGAACCGGATAACTTTGCGGCGGGAAATCGAATCGTTTCGGCGAAGCTCGCGGACATTCATTGCGGTTTATCCATCTGCTACGATTTACGTTTTCCGGAACTGTATCGCAAACTGGCTCTGGATGGCGCGACACTCGTCTTTGTGCCGGCGGAATGGCCGACGTCGCGGCTGGTCGCGTGGGAAAATTTGATTCAGGCGCGCGCCATCGAGAACCAGATGTATATTTGCGCGGTGAATGTGGTCGGCACCTTTAAAAATAATATCTTCGCCGGGCACTCCGCCCTGATTGATCCGATGGGCGAAAACGTGGTAAAAGGCGACCAAAATGAAGCGATTTTGTATGGCGAATACAACAGCGACCTGGTCGAGCAAACACGCGCCCGAATGAGCGTTTTTGCCGATCGCCGTCCCGGAGTTTATGGCGGCGAGTAA